One genomic segment of Rhinopithecus roxellana isolate Shanxi Qingling chromosome 6, ASM756505v1, whole genome shotgun sequence includes these proteins:
- the SLC25A40 gene encoding solute carrier family 25 member 40, with amino-acid sequence MDPETRGQEIIKVTPLQQMLASCTGAILTSLIVTPLDVVKIRLQAQNNPLPKGKCFVYSNGLMDHLCVCEEGGNKLWYKKPGNFQGTLDAFLKIIRNEGIKSLWSGLPPTLVMAVPATVIYFTCYDQLSALLRSKLGENETYIPIVAGVVARFGAVTVISPLELIRTKMQSKKFSYMELHRFVSKKVSEDGWISLWKGWAPTVLRDVPFSAMYWYNYEILKKWLCEKSGLYEPTFMINFTSGALSGSFAAVATLPFDVVKTQKQTQLWTYESHKISMPLHMSTWVIMKNIVAKNGFSGLFSGLIPRLIKIAPACAIMISTYEFGKAFFQKQNVRRQQC; translated from the exons ATGGATCCCGAAACAAGAGGACAAGAGATTATCAAAGTGACACCTCTTCAACAAATGCTTGCCTCATGTACTGGAGCTATACTGACGTCACTAATAG TGACACCCCTGGATGTTGTTAAAATTAGACTCCAAGCCCAAAACAACCCACTCCCCAAAG GAAAATGTTTTGTATATAGTAATGGACTCATGGATCATCTATGTGTCTGTGAAGAGGGAGGCAACAAACTGTGGTATAAGAAGCCAGGAAATTTCCAGGGAACATTG gatgcctttttaaaaatcattcgaAATGAGGGCATTAAATCTCTATGGAGTGGCCTTCCTCCTACCCT AGTGATGGCAGTTCCTGCCACAGTTATTTATTTTACCTGCTATGATCAATTAAGTGCTCTTCTGAGATCTAAATTAGGAGAAAATGAAACCTACATACCAATTGTTGCTGGAGTTGTAGCCAGAT TTGGTGCAGTAACTGTGATCAGTCCACTAGAATTGATTAGAACCAAGATGCAGTCCAAGAAGTTTTCTTACATGGAACTGCATCGATTTGTCAGCAAGAAAGTATCTGAAGATGGTTGGATTTCCCTTTGGAAGGGCTGGGCTCCTACTGTTCTTAGAGATGTACCTTTCTCAG CAATGTACTGGTATAActatgaaattttaaagaagtggTTATGTGAGAAGTCTGGTTTATATGAGCCAACATTTATGATCAACTTTACTTCAGGGGCATTGTCTGGTTCC TTTGCAGCTGTTGCAACTTTACCATTTGATgtagtaaaaacacaaaagcagACACAACTTTGGACATATGAAAGTCATAAAA ttTCTATGCCTTTGCATATGTCAACCTGGGTTATAATGAAGAACATTGTTGCTAAAAATGGATTTTCTGGATTATTTTCAG GCCTAATTCCTCGCTTAATTAAAATTGCTCCTGCTTGTGCCATTATGATCAGCACATATGAATTTGGAAAGGCTTTTTTCCAGAAACAAAATGTTCGAAGGCAGCAGTGCTAG